A DNA window from Deltaproteobacteria bacterium contains the following coding sequences:
- a CDS encoding fimbria/pilus periplasmic chaperone, with protein sequence MNVSISKYLLMGIFCILCCGTSAQAQISVNSAILYFRGNERPIQNVIVFNSSDAPMAIAVDPQVVIDPGLKTERLEPTTDLIATPKRFSVPAKGQRTVRLLLKKPLGQTEQVYRMAFEPKSKGFSKDEEKISSVKTSIKVITTVGLLILADPIPFTPKLEWNRSGDKILFTNSGNANIFLESGQSCIGSDSNCSELPSTRLYPGNTFEVTAPATSVVKFQKRTTRQVESIVVD encoded by the coding sequence ATGAACGTGTCGATTTCAAAATACCTATTAATGGGCATTTTTTGTATTCTATGTTGCGGGACTTCCGCTCAGGCTCAAATAAGCGTCAATTCAGCTATCCTCTACTTTCGTGGAAATGAGCGACCAATTCAGAACGTCATTGTTTTTAATTCTAGCGATGCACCTATGGCCATTGCCGTCGATCCGCAGGTCGTTATCGATCCGGGGCTTAAAACCGAGCGATTGGAGCCGACAACTGATCTTATTGCCACCCCTAAGCGCTTCTCGGTTCCCGCGAAAGGTCAACGCACTGTTCGCTTGCTCTTAAAAAAACCATTAGGTCAAACAGAACAGGTATATCGCATGGCATTTGAACCAAAATCTAAAGGGTTTTCTAAGGACGAAGAAAAGATCAGCAGCGTTAAAACCTCGATAAAAGTTATAACTACAGTTGGGCTTCTGATACTTGCTGATCCGATTCCATTTACTCCCAAACTCGAATGGAATCGTTCGGGGGATAAGATACTGTTTACAAACAGCGGTAACGCAAACATCTTCCTTGAAAGTGGTCAAAGTTGCATAGGAAGCGACTCTAATTGTTCCGAACTCCCGTCTACACGACTATACCCTGGCAACACTTTCGAAGTGACGGCCCCAGCAACGAGCGTTGTTAAGTTTCAAAAAAGGACGACTCGACAAGTTGAAAGCATTGTAGTCGACTAG